In Streptomyces sp. NBC_00091, the following proteins share a genomic window:
- a CDS encoding oxygenase MpaB family protein — protein MQRYDRLREILRLDPDKDFLAIYRLTATYEFPWDFTRALELALFRTYAVPAIGGLLAETAEFTDRAQKRYDDTALLLDAVVEHGFESDTARTAIRRVNQMHRSYDISNDDMRYVLCTFVVIPARWLDVYGWRPLTHHERRACANYYATLGRHLGITDIPGSYEEFEATLNAYEEAHFGWDEGGRKVADSTLDLMASWYPAPLAPAVRGASLALLDEPLLRAFRYEVPRPGVSRLVRGALRLRGRAVRLLPPRRAPHYARQNPEVKGYPDGYDVGELGTFPVPGASGCPVPHPRRPAGAEAQPPA, from the coding sequence GTGCAGCGTTACGACCGGCTGAGGGAGATCCTCCGGCTCGACCCCGACAAGGACTTCCTGGCCATCTACCGGCTCACCGCCACCTACGAATTCCCCTGGGACTTCACCCGCGCCCTGGAACTCGCCCTCTTCAGGACCTATGCCGTCCCCGCCATCGGCGGTCTGCTCGCCGAGACCGCCGAGTTCACCGACCGTGCGCAGAAGCGCTACGACGACACCGCGCTGCTCCTCGACGCGGTCGTGGAGCACGGCTTCGAGAGCGACACGGCGCGCACCGCGATCCGCCGCGTCAACCAGATGCACCGCAGTTACGACATCTCCAACGACGACATGCGCTACGTCCTGTGCACGTTCGTGGTGATTCCCGCACGCTGGCTCGACGTCTACGGCTGGCGCCCGCTGACCCACCACGAGCGCCGCGCCTGCGCCAACTACTACGCCACCCTCGGCCGACACCTGGGCATCACGGACATCCCGGGCTCCTACGAGGAGTTCGAGGCCACCCTGAACGCCTACGAGGAGGCCCACTTCGGCTGGGACGAAGGCGGCCGCAAGGTGGCCGACTCCACCCTCGACCTGATGGCCTCCTGGTACCCGGCGCCGCTCGCCCCCGCCGTGCGCGGCGCGAGCCTCGCCCTGCTCGACGAGCCGCTGCTGCGCGCCTTCCGGTACGAGGTCCCGCGCCCCGGCGTCAGCCGGCTGGTCCGCGGCGCCCTGCGGCTGCGCGGCCGGGCGGTACGGCTGCTGCCGCCGCGCCGGGCCCCGCACTACGCCCGCCAGAACCCGGAGGTCAAGGGCTACCCCGACGGCTACGACGTGGGCGAGCTCGGCACCTTCCCCGTGCCCGGCGCGAGCGGCTGCCCCGTGCCGCACCCGCGCCGCCCGGCCGGAGCCGAGGCCCAGCCTCCCGCGTAG